Part of the Companilactobacillus zhachilii genome is shown below.
ATCTTCAGGAAGAATTTCGTTAAAGATTACTTTACCAACGGAAGTAATCATAACCTTATCTCTTTGGTCATCCTTGAATGGCTTGTTAGGCATTGAATTAACAGCGATACCAATTCTTGTGTGATAGTGAACATCACCATTTAATAGGGCTGTTTGAACTTCATTAGAATCCTTGAAGATCTTACCTTCACCAGTCATATGTCTTGTTTCAATTGTTAGATAGTAGTTACCTAAAACAACATCCTGTGAAGGAGTAACGATAGGCTTACCATCTTTAGGAGCAAGAATATGGTGGGCAGCAAGCATCAACATACGAGCTTCAGCTTGAGCTTCGTCTGATAGAGGAACGTGGATAGCCATCTGATCCCCATCAAAATCGGCATTGTAAGCTTCACAAGCAAGTGGGTGCAAACGCATTGACTTACCATCAACCAATACAGGTTCAAAGGCTTGAATACCAAGTCTGTGAAGTGTAGGGGCACGGTTAAGTAATACTGGACGTTCTTTGATAACGTCTTCTAGTACATCCCAAATGTCATCATCTTGACGATCGATCTTTCTTCTAGCGTTTTTAACATTAGAAGCAATTTCACGTTTAACAAGTTCATGCATAACGAATGGCTTGAACAATTCCAAAGCCATTTCACGTGGAAGTCCACATTGATAGAACTTCAATGTAGGTCCAACATCAATAACTGAACGTCCTGAGTAATCAACACGCTTACCAAGTAAGTTTTGACGGAAACGTCCTTGCTTACCTTTAAGCATGTGAGAAAGTGACTTCAATGGACGGTTACCAGGTCCTGTAACGGGACGGCCACGACGACCATTATCAATCAAAGCATCAACAGCTTCTTGCAACATTCTCTTTTCGTTTTGAACAATGATGTTAGGAGCATGTAGATCCAACAATCTCTTCAAACGGTTATTACGGTTAATTACACGACGGTACAAATCGTTCAAATCAGAAGTAGCGAAACGGCCACCTTCTAGTTGAACCATAGGACGTAAATCAGGTGGGATAACAGGAATTGCTTCCATTACCATCCATTCAGGTTTGTTACCTGATTTTTGGAAGGCACTTAAAATATCCAAACGTCTGATAGCACGTGTACGTTTTTGACCTTGAGCACTCTTTAGAGTCTCACGGAGTTCTTTAACTTCTGCATCCATATCAACTTGGCTAAGTAAATCACGGATACCTTCAGCACCCATCTTAGCAACGAACTTGTTACCAAATTCTTCACGTTTCTTACGATATTCAGTTTCAGTTAAAAGTTGTTTCTTTTCTAGATCTGTTTCACCTGGGTCGATAACTACATATGATGCAAAGTAGATTACTTCTTCCAAGTTTCTTGGACTCATGTCCAAAACAAGTCCCATACGTGATGGGATACCCTTGAAGTACCAGATATGTGATACTGGGGCAGCTAGTTCGATATGAGCCATACGTTCACGACGAACCTTTGAACGAGTAACTTCAACACCACAGCGGTCACAAACAATACCCTTATAACGGATACGTTTGTACTTACCACAGGCACATTCCCAGTCTTTAGTTGGTCCGAAAATTCTTTCATCGAATAGACCATCTTTTTCTGGTTTCAAAGTACGGTAGTTGATAGTTTCTGGTTTCTTAACTTCTCCATAAGACCAACTACGAATCTTGTCCGGAGATGCTAAACCAATTTGCATACTTTCGAATTTATTAACGTCTATCAAAAGGTAACCTCCCTAAAGTTTTGACTAGTTTTCTGATTTTGTACTAGTTGATTCAGCTGAATCTTTTGAGGCTTCAAGCTTCTTAGCTTCCTCTTCAGCACGTTTTTGTTCTTGTTGTTTAGCAAACTTAGATAGAGCGTCGATACTTACAGTATCTTCATCATCATCCATGTCTCTAAGTTCAATTTCCTTCTTGTGTGAATCAAGAACTTTCATGTCTAGTCCAAGAGCTTGTAATTCTTTGACAAGAACACGGAATGATTCAGGAACACCAGGCTTAGGAATACTTTCACCCTTAACGATAGCTTCATATGTCTTAACACGTCCAACAACATCATCAGACTTGTATGTCAAGATTTCTTGAAGTGTATAAGCGGCACCATAAGCTTCAAGGGCCCAAACTTCCATTTCACCAAATCTCTGTCCACCAAATTGTGCTTTACCACCAAGTGGTTGTTGAGTAACTAGTGAGTAAGGTCCTATTGAACGAGCATGAATCTTATCATCAACCATGTGGGCTAGTTTCAAGTAGTACATGACACCAACGGCAACACGATTCTTAAATGGTTCACCAGTACGTCCATCATAAAGGATTGACTTACCATCAGAATCCATATCAGCTTCTTTAACGATGTCCCATAATTCATCATTTTGTACACCATCAAAAACAGGAGTTGAAACGTGGATACCAAGTTTTCTAGCAGCCATACCTAAATGAAGATCAAGAACTTGTCCGATATTCATACGTGATGGAACACCCATTGGGTTCAAGAGGATATCTACTGGAGTACCATCTGGCATGTAAGGCATGTCTTCTTCTGGTACAACGATTGAAACAGTACCCTTGTTACCATGACGACCAGACATCTTATCACCAACTTGAATCTTACGCTTTTGAGCAATGTAAACACGAACTAACATGTTAACACCAGGATCAAGTTCGTCACCGGCTTCACGAGTGAAGACCTTAACGTCTTGGATAATACCGCCACCACCATGTGGTACACGAAGTGAAGTATCACGAACTTCACGAGCTTTTTCACCAAAGATAGCATGTAGCAATCTTTCTTCGGCTGATAATTCAGTAACACCCTTAGGTGTAACCTTACCAACTAAGATATCGCCATCGCGAACTTCAGCACCAATACGGATAATTCCGAATTCGTCAAGATCCTTCAATGAATCTTCACCAACATTAGGAATTTCACGTGTGATTTCTTCAGGTCCAAGTTTTGTATCACGTGCTTCTGATTCGTATTCTTCAATATGAATTGAAGTATAAGCATCTTCACGCACTAATTTTTCTGAAAGTACAATCGCATCTTCATAGTTGTACATGTTCCATGTCATAAAGGCAATCAATGGGTTTTGACCAAGAGCTAATTCACCGTTTTCCATTGCTGGACCATCGGCAATAATATCACCCTTCTTAACCTTTTCATCCTTGTGAACGATAGGTCTTTGGTTGTAACTCTTACCATTATTTGAACGACGGAACTTAGTTACTTTATATTCATCAGTTGTGCCATCTTCGTCACGTTTGATTGTGACCTTCTTAGCATCAACATATTCAACAACACCGGCATGATCAGCTAACAATGCAGCACCTGAATCATGAGCAGCGATGTATTCCATACCAGTACCAACTAGTGGTGCATGTGGATTGATCAAAGGAACAGCTTGACGTTGCATGTTAGCACCCATCAAGGCACGGTTCGAGTCATCATTTTCCAAGAAAGGAATACATGCAGTAGCTACAGAAACTACTTGCTTAGGTGAAACGTCCATGTAATCGACTTTTTCTGGAGTAGTTTCAATGTTGTCATCTTTGTGACGAGCCAAAATTGTGTTGTCAGAGAATGAACCATCATCATTCAATGGTGTATTAGCTTGGGCAACAACATAGTTATCTTCTTCATCAGCAGTTAAGTAATCGATCTTGTCAGTTACTTTATGTGTATCCCATGAAACACGACGATATGGTGTTTCGATAAAACCATATTTGTTGATGATGGCATATGAAGCCAAGTTATTGATAAGTCCGATATTAGGACCTTCAGGAGTTTCGATAGGACACATACGACCATAGTGAGTATAGTGAACATCACGAACTTCATATCCGGCACGATCACGAGTCAAACCACCAGGTCCAAGAGCTGATAGACGACGCTTGTGTTCTAGTTCTCCAAGTGGGTTTGTTTGATCCATGAATTGTGACAATTGTGATGAACCAAAGAATTCCTTAATTGAAGCAACAACAGGTCGAATATTGATCAATTGTTGAGGTGTAACGGTAGCTGAGTCTTGAATTGACATTCTTTCACGAACAACACGTTCCATACGTGACAAACCAATACGGAATTGATTTTGTAGCAATTCACCGACTGAACGAATACGACGATTACCCAAGTGATCAATATCATCAGTGTTACCAATACCTTCTTTAAGGTTCAAGAAGTAGTTGATACCAGCTAAGATATCTGCAGGTGTAATTGTACGGTTTGTTTCTGGAATATGACCGTTACCAATCATATTAACAACTTTTTCATTATCGTTTTCTGAATAAACTTTAATACTTTGAATAGTAATAGGATCTGTTAGAACACCTTCATCAGATGGTTCCAATGTAATAGTCTTAAAGTCATCACGATCAAGATATGGAGATAGAGTCTTCATAGCATCACGATCAAGCAATGTATCTTTTGCTAAAACAACTTCACCAGTATCTGGATCAGCAAGTGTTTCAGCCAAAGTCTTGTTCATAAGTCTTGTCTTAAGGTTTAGTTTCTTATTGATCTTGTAACGACCAACAGGAGCTAAGTCATAACGACGTGGGTCAAAGAATCTAGCATATAGCAATGAACGAGAACTATCAGCAGTCTTTGGTTCACCAGGACGAAGTCTTTCATAAATATCCTTCAAGGCTTCTTCAACACGGGAATCAGTTGCTTCTTTATGAACATCTTTATCAAGAGTAAGGTTCAAAGTATCGTTATCACCGAAAATATCAAGGATTTCTGAATCTTCGCCAAAACCTAAGGCTCTAACAAGTTCAGAAATAGGTAATTTTCTAGTTCTATCGATTCTTACATAGCCTAGACCCTTTGCATCTGTTTCATATTCCAACCAAGCACCACGGTTAGGGATAACAGTTGTACCAAAGTTAACACGACCGTTTTTATCTGTATCTTGATTGTAATAAATACCAGGTGAACGTACTAATTGAGAAACAATAACACGTTCAGCACCGTTGATGATGAAAGTTCCTTCATCAGTCATGATAGGGAAATCACCAAAGAAAACATCTTGAGTCTTGATTTCACCAGTTTCATGATTAGTCAACTTCAAAGTTACGTGGAGTGGTGCTGAGAAGTTGGCATCATGTGCTCTAGCTTCTTCAACAGTATATTTTGGTTCTAGTAACTTGTAATCAACATATTCCAAAGAAAGATTTCCAGCAAAGTCATCAATTGGCATTATGTCGTCAAACATATCTTTAAGTCCTTCATCTAAGAACCATTTGTAAGAATTTGTTTGAATGTCAATTAAATTTGGCAGTGGAAGTACTTCCTTGATCTTTGCATAACTACGACGAACACGGTGTGCACCATAATTAACGTTATGATAAGTCAAATTTTTCACCTCAACATTTAATTTGTTCAAATCGCAATCAAATTTAAATGTTACAATTTGATTACATTTTGCATGAAAACGGTTTTTTAACCTATTTTTAGGCAAAAAAAAACCAAAAATAGAATCAAATATCTATTTTTGTTTTTTTATTTAGCATAATCACGGACAATAGATCGCGATTTGCGATTTGAACTTTGAATCTCAAAAAAGATAATACTCTTAACCACTATTCTTGTCAATAGTCAAGGTCTTACTTTTGATGAGTTAGTGTTTTCTTTACTTCTGGTTTATCAACCGTCACAGTCAACTTACCTTTCTTAGAACCAACCTTGATTGAATCACCAGCTTTAACATTCCCCATTAGGAGTTGTTCACTAACTGGATCTTCAATTTCACGTTGGATAGTTCTTCTCATTGGACGGGCACCATATTCTGGGTTGTAACCATCCTTAACCAAGTCATTGTATGCAGTTGGTGAGATAACTAATTTAATCTCTCTTTCAGCAAGACGCTTTCTCAAGTTGTTGCTCATGATCTTAGCAATGGCCTTAAGTTGTTCCTTGTTAAGTGACTTGAAGACGATTGTTTCATCGACACGGTTCAAGAACTCAGGACGGAAGAATTTCTTCAATTCAACATTGATTCGTTCTTGCATTTCCTTATAGTCATCGTGAACATCACGTGCACCGAATCCAACTGACTTATCTTCTTCAAGAGCACGAGCACCCAAGTTAGAAGTCATAATGATAATTGTATTTCTAAAATCGACTTTACGACCCTTGGCATCGGTCAAAATACCATCATCCAAAACTTGCAACAAGATATTGAAGACATCTGGATGAGCCTTTTCAACTTCATCAAGTAAGACAACTGAATATGGTTCATTTCTAACTTTTTCAGTTAGTTGACCACCGTCGTCGAACCCAACATAACCAGGAGCTGAACCAATCAACTTCGAAGTACTGTATTGTTCCATATATTCTGACATATCAACACGGATCATATTATCTTCAGAACCAAACATAACTTCAGCGATTGACTTAGCCAACTCAGTCTTACCAACACCAGTAGGACCTAAGAACATAAATGAACCAATTGGACGATTAGGATCTTTCATACCACTTCTAGCACGACGAATGGCACGAGAAACAGCATTGATGGCATCTTCTTGTCCAATGACACGCTTATGAAGCTCTTTTTCAAGGTTAAGTAGCTTTTCACTCTCTTTACGAGTAATTTGCTTAACTGGGACACCAGTCCATTGAGCAATAACTTCAGCAATATCATCAGCTGTGACAACTGGTTTCTTGCTAGAAACCTTCTTATCCTTTAATTTGCTGAGCTCTTCTTGAACATCTTGTTCTTGCTCACGAATTTGAGCCGCCTTTTCAAAGTCTTGATCTAAGATGGCATTATTCTTATCACTCAACAATTTCATCGACTTGTCAGTTAATTCTTCTACTTTATTATTCTTAGAAACGTTGTGAATTCTAACCTTAGCGGAAGCTTCATCCATCAAGTCAATGGCCTTATCAGGTAAGAAACGATTTGTTAAGTAACGCGTTGAGAAACGGACTGCAGCTTCAACCGCTTCATCAGAAATTGTCAAACCATGATGTTGCTCATATCTTGGACGAAGTCCCTCCAAAATCTTAATTGAATCTTCAGCACTAGGTTCCTCAACATGAACTTTAGCAAAACGACGTTCGAGGGCTGTATCTTTTTCAATGTACTTTTGATATTCATTTGAAGTTGTAGCACCAATCAATTGCAACTCACCACGAGCCAAAGCTGGTTTTAGAATATTAGAAGCATCAATAGCCCCTTCTGCACCACCGGCACCAATCAAAGTATGTAATTCATCAATAAATAAGATAACGTGCTTATCTTGATAAATTTCTTCAATAACTTTCTTCAAACGATCTTCAAACTCACCACGATACTTAGTACCAGCAACTAATGAACCCATATCAAGCATCATGATACGTTTGTTTTGCATATCAAGAGGAACTTCTTTCTTCACGATAGCAATAGCCAAGCCTTCTGCAATAGCTGTTTTACCAACACCGGGTTCACCAACTAAGACCGGATTGTTCTTTGTCCGACGACTTAAAATTTGAATAGTTCTTTCAACTTCAGACTTACGTCCGATAACTGGATCAATCTGATTATCTTGAGCCATCTTGGTTAAATCACGAGCTAAAGAATCAAGTGTTGGTGTACCACCATTGCCTTGAGCTTGTTGTTTCTTTTGTTTAGCAGCCATGTTTGCTGCAAAGCCACGACGAGCAGTCTTGTTAGAAATGCCCATCTTACTTAATAGCAATGACTTTGTTTTGGCCAAACTTAAACCTAAGTTAACTAAAATTCGATTTGCTAAATTATCAGTATCATCAAGAATAGCTAATAGAATATGTTCAGTTCCGATACGAGTAGCTTTATATAAGTTAGAAGTTTCCTCTGCATCGCTT
Proteins encoded:
- a CDS encoding ATP-dependent Clp protease ATP-binding subunit yields the protein MDKVFTESAKNALVLAQEQAKTFHHNAVGTEHILLGLVMENDGIAGITLRDLAVSDQDVEEEIEHLTGYGDVSSNTAKGIYLPYSPKGQLILSDAEETSNLYKATRIGTEHILLAILDDTDNLANRILVNLGLSLAKTKSLLLSKMGISNKTARRGFAANMAAKQKKQQAQGNGGTPTLDSLARDLTKMAQDNQIDPVIGRKSEVERTIQILSRRTKNNPVLVGEPGVGKTAIAEGLAIAIVKKEVPLDMQNKRIMMLDMGSLVAGTKYRGEFEDRLKKVIEEIYQDKHVILFIDELHTLIGAGGAEGAIDASNILKPALARGELQLIGATTSNEYQKYIEKDTALERRFAKVHVEEPSAEDSIKILEGLRPRYEQHHGLTISDEAVEAAVRFSTRYLTNRFLPDKAIDLMDEASAKVRIHNVSKNNKVEELTDKSMKLLSDKNNAILDQDFEKAAQIREQEQDVQEELSKLKDKKVSSKKPVVTADDIAEVIAQWTGVPVKQITRKESEKLLNLEKELHKRVIGQEDAINAVSRAIRRARSGMKDPNRPIGSFMFLGPTGVGKTELAKSIAEVMFGSEDNMIRVDMSEYMEQYSTSKLIGSAPGYVGFDDGGQLTEKVRNEPYSVVLLDEVEKAHPDVFNILLQVLDDGILTDAKGRKVDFRNTIIIMTSNLGARALEEDKSVGFGARDVHDDYKEMQERINVELKKFFRPEFLNRVDETIVFKSLNKEQLKAIAKIMSNNLRKRLAEREIKLVISPTAYNDLVKDGYNPEYGARPMRRTIQREIEDPVSEQLLMGNVKAGDSIKVGSKKGKLTVTVDKPEVKKTLTHQK
- a CDS encoding DNA-directed RNA polymerase subunit beta; this encodes MTYHNVNYGAHRVRRSYAKIKEVLPLPNLIDIQTNSYKWFLDEGLKDMFDDIMPIDDFAGNLSLEYVDYKLLEPKYTVEEARAHDANFSAPLHVTLKLTNHETGEIKTQDVFFGDFPIMTDEGTFIINGAERVIVSQLVRSPGIYYNQDTDKNGRVNFGTTVIPNRGAWLEYETDAKGLGYVRIDRTRKLPISELVRALGFGEDSEILDIFGDNDTLNLTLDKDVHKEATDSRVEEALKDIYERLRPGEPKTADSSRSLLYARFFDPRRYDLAPVGRYKINKKLNLKTRLMNKTLAETLADPDTGEVVLAKDTLLDRDAMKTLSPYLDRDDFKTITLEPSDEGVLTDPITIQSIKVYSENDNEKVVNMIGNGHIPETNRTITPADILAGINYFLNLKEGIGNTDDIDHLGNRRIRSVGELLQNQFRIGLSRMERVVRERMSIQDSATVTPQQLINIRPVVASIKEFFGSSQLSQFMDQTNPLGELEHKRRLSALGPGGLTRDRAGYEVRDVHYTHYGRMCPIETPEGPNIGLINNLASYAIINKYGFIETPYRRVSWDTHKVTDKIDYLTADEEDNYVVAQANTPLNDDGSFSDNTILARHKDDNIETTPEKVDYMDVSPKQVVSVATACIPFLENDDSNRALMGANMQRQAVPLINPHAPLVGTGMEYIAAHDSGAALLADHAGVVEYVDAKKVTIKRDEDGTTDEYKVTKFRRSNNGKSYNQRPIVHKDEKVKKGDIIADGPAMENGELALGQNPLIAFMTWNMYNYEDAIVLSEKLVREDAYTSIHIEEYESEARDTKLGPEEITREIPNVGEDSLKDLDEFGIIRIGAEVRDGDILVGKVTPKGVTELSAEERLLHAIFGEKAREVRDTSLRVPHGGGGIIQDVKVFTREAGDELDPGVNMLVRVYIAQKRKIQVGDKMSGRHGNKGTVSIVVPEEDMPYMPDGTPVDILLNPMGVPSRMNIGQVLDLHLGMAARKLGIHVSTPVFDGVQNDELWDIVKEADMDSDGKSILYDGRTGEPFKNRVAVGVMYYLKLAHMVDDKIHARSIGPYSLVTQQPLGGKAQFGGQRFGEMEVWALEAYGAAYTLQEILTYKSDDVVGRVKTYEAIVKGESIPKPGVPESFRVLVKELQALGLDMKVLDSHKKEIELRDMDDDEDTVSIDALSKFAKQQEQKRAEEEAKKLEASKDSAESTSTKSEN